From the Vicinamibacterales bacterium genome, the window GGCTCGATGGCGCGGCGGATCGGCCGCTGGCTGCACAAACCGAGGCGCAATACCTTGCGCGGTTCACGCAGCAATATTCATCGCCACTACGATCTGGGGAACGATTTTTACTCGCTGTGGCTCGGCGAGACCATGGCGTATACCTGCGCCTATTTTCCCACCGCCGAGGCCAGCCTCGAACAGGCCCAGGTCGCCAAAATGGATCATGTCTGCCGCAAGCTGCGGCTGAAAGCCGGCGAGAGCGTGGTCGAGGCCGGTTGCGGCTGGGGCAGCCTGGCGCTGCACATGGCCAGCCGCTACGGAGCGCGCGTGCGCGCCTTCAACATCTCCAAGGAGCAGGTGCGTTACGCGCGCGAGCGCGCCCGCGAGCAGGGCCTGGAAAAGCAGGTCGAATTCGTGGAAGACGACTACCGCAATATCACCGGCCGCTATGACGTGTTCGCCTCCGTAGGCATGCTCGAACACGTCGGACGCGAGAATTATCCGGAGCTCGGACGTGTGGCGCGACGCGCGCTGACCCCCGAAGGTCGCGGACTGATTCACTCGATCGGCCGCAACTGGCCTGCGCCGCTGCATCCCTGGATCGAGCAACGCATTTTCCCGGGCGCCTACGCGCCATCGCTGGGAGAAATGATGCAGGTATTCGAGCCCTCGAGTCTGTCGGTGCTCGACGTGGAAAATATTCGCCTGCATTACGCGCTGACGCTGCGCCAGTGGCTGGCGCGCTATGAAGTCGCGTTGGGCAAGGTGCGCACCATGTTCGATGAGTTCTTCGTGCGCATGTGGCGGCTGTACCTGGCCGGCTCGATCGCGGCATTTGAGACCGGCACCTTGCAGCTGTTCCAGGTGCTGTTCACCACCCAGGAAAACAACCGCATTCCGCTGACGCGCGAATATATGTATCCGCGCTGAGCGCGGCGGCAGCGGACATGCGCAGCGCCGAGA encodes:
- a CDS encoding cyclopropane-fatty-acyl-phospholipid synthase family protein, with translation MDAASETEELATPNSTAPIARVRRGTSVDARLVRRLLGILGNPPIEFLLLWTGERIAGSGASSGGAPPVQVRIADRGTLVGLLSDPRVRFGDAYSAGKIEVEGDLVQLLEIIYRSFPASTNAGSMARRIGRWLHKPRRNTLRGSRSNIHRHYDLGNDFYSLWLGETMAYTCAYFPTAEASLEQAQVAKMDHVCRKLRLKAGESVVEAGCGWGSLALHMASRYGARVRAFNISKEQVRYARERAREQGLEKQVEFVEDDYRNITGRYDVFASVGMLEHVGRENYPELGRVARRALTPEGRGLIHSIGRNWPAPLHPWIEQRIFPGAYAPSLGEMMQVFEPSSLSVLDVENIRLHYALTLRQWLARYEVALGKVRTMFDEFFVRMWRLYLAGSIAAFETGTLQLFQVLFTTQENNRIPLTREYMYPR